The Papaver somniferum cultivar HN1 chromosome 6, ASM357369v1, whole genome shotgun sequence genome segment CTTTTGCATGTGGAGAAACTAGAATCTCTGGTAAATAGTACCCTCTCATCATATTCTCGGAACACCAATCAGTAAAGGAACGATTAGAATAAGAATAATTAGGCTTTAGTCAAATTATTATGATCCATGTTGTGGGTTTAGTAATGATTTTGAAGTGTATCCACAATGCCAAATGTGATATTTTTAACCAATGTCAACGAGCTTCTTAGCAATGCGTTACAAAATAATTGGTATAACAACTAAACATGGAAGGTGATTGTATTCTAGGAATCGATGCGTACTCCAGTGAACCATATCATGTGGTGTGATTAAGAATTAAACAAGTAATTTAAGAAGAAAATCAAGCCAAATTTGAGTTTAATGGAAGTATAGATTTAACAATACTCTTATGAACTTAACAACAATTGCATAGAATTAAAAAACGCACATAGggaaagacgaaaagaagaaggATTATAGCTTCTTCTCGATACAAATTGAAATGAAACTTCAAGTATCTTTTAGCAGAAATGGAAGAGGTGATAAATGCACTTGATGGAGAATCAATTCATTGCGCCGTGCAAGGCCATAGAGAATAAAGCGGGCAGGAAACAACTATGACATTAACTCGAAATTATACCAGTAtattttgatttttggaatgtCGAAAATATATTATCATAATTTAAACTTGGTAACAAAATAATGTTGCACGGGTCAAACAGGTTCATGGTCTTGCAAGTCAATAATTATAATACTCTTTACCAAGACAAAGAGGAAACGAAGGAAGTCAATAGTTATGATACTTtaccagaaaagaaagaaaagaaagaggaaacaaaccaggaaataaagaaaagaaagaggaaaCAAAAGAAGTTTTTTATCCAAGATGGTGATCGTTCCTTACATAGAAAAAGATAACATTTTTAAGGCTAGGACAAAAGAGGATGTCGAAGAATgaaatttaagaaaaaatccCTTTTTATTTTATTGTCTCCGTTGGAGTTTATattttttggttcattttattttcttgcacaccaaccgatatatttgtttattaatcTTTTATTTGTAGAAAAAAGATCATGCTTACGGCTTACTTATTTGTTATCCTTTTTTCATAATATCATTTATAACAAGCATCCAATATTTCACAAGCAAGATTTAGAACTagttcacttagaggatgtcttcccatcctagtcacatttttattaataaaagttattaaaaaataaaaagggaaaggattttaaccaattatatgcctacaaataagtaaacaGATAATAGAAAACTTTATGGATTAgagataaaactttatttttcctaatatttaggattttttgCTCAAAGGATGTCTTAGaagtgatgccacatatgaaaTATTTATATTGACCATTGGAGAAGCTATAAAAGATTTcggaaaccaaaccaaagtaagggaatactaagtaaaaaaaaatatttcctaaaaaaataaataggtTCATATGGGATTTGGGAAGGTAAATTAATGTCACGTGGAACAAATGTTGTGTTTATTTCAAATTTTGAGTTATCTATGCACCCCCAAAATGTTTGGTGGTTCAGGTCACAAGAAGGCAAAGGAGATTTAACATGCATGGCACTGTTCACAAAATTAGCTTGGCGTTTGATTAGTGAACCTTATCCTCTTTAAAGGCTCGATATTTTATGAATTTAGATTAAAATCCTAATGCTGACACTTAACAACCTACAGGCACTTGGATATGGGTTAGTATTATACGTGGCATACACAAATTTAAAAAATTGCAATTGATTCCCACCATCCTAGATAACATGCTCACTCTTCTTTTTATAGTGATTAACAAAAAAAACTGAAGATTAGTGAAATGGGGAGGgtgccaagtacaccacaatctttatcAATATTAATCTATGCAAGACCCAccttatataatcttcactaGACAACAATTATTAAAAAATTATTTCAACAAGGTGTCCACTTGGTATATGGTTAGTTCGAACTGAACCAAAAGTATGATATTATACCAAGTGACAATTAACTTACAAGTGTACTTACTCTAATTATAAAAACAAAGCgaggaagtaaagtaaatcaaaaaaaaaaattttgtgaacgaggaaacctcaaatgcagaaaagaagccgttatacaaagattacaaccaacttcgtatagttgagaccaaataaattaactctaagttactcagttccttcaaGTATATTATGGGGATACATAAAGTTAAACAATTCCAAGTTTGAATTGTTGTTAAATTGCGTAATATCTATGCATGAAAGAGAAATTGATTCCCACCATCCTAGCTAACATGCTCACTTTTCTTTCTTCAGTGATTAACAAAAAAACTGAAGGTTAGTGCTTCCAATGACACTCATGTATGATTCTGGAATGTTGGCTTGCTTAACAAATTGTTTTATCCCTTGATGGTTTCtgttattcaacaattcatcttcCAATATTGTGGGGTGAAGACTCTATTCACTGGCAACTCACGGAATCACAATACATTACGGTAAAATCGATTTACTCTTCACTCATCAAGAATACGTTGATTTCTAGTATTTCTCCTCAAATGCAAAAATTTAACTGTGGTAAAACCGGATCTGTTTCCCAAAACAATTTGTAAAAAACAGCCTTTTTCTCTGTATAATCTATCTATAAAATACAAGTATTAAGGAGACACATCAGTCGAAATACGCATCAACACTAGTATAAGGTGAGTGAtttttttcctttggtttttgattttttctaATTTATTGATGGAAGGGGATCTAAACGAAGATGTAAGATTAGAAATCTTTTCCCATTTGCCTCCGGAGCCAATTTTGAAGTGCAAGCTTGAATGCAAATCATGGGAAAACCTCCCCTCTCATAAAAAATCGGGTATTCGTTTTTTGATTGGAGAATACAGGAAAAGAAAACATTTATGGGTAGATCACCCTTGAATGCAAATCATGAGATTTCTTGTAAGACAAGTTCTGCACCTGAGGAGTTTTCTTTCGGGAGTCTTACAAAGATTAATCACCCTGTCATTAATCAACGAAGAAAACATTTATGGGTAGATCAAATTGTCAATTCTTGAAAtggtttggtttgtttaaaagTACCCCATCACGAAGTCAATGATCCTGTCTACATCTTCAATCCTGTCACTATGGAATACATTAACTTTCCTCGTTTGAAACATAGACCTGGTTACGTTATTAGTGGATTCGGCTACCATCCTTTGAGTAATGAGTACAAAGTCGTACGAATCCATTACCCGAATAGAGTATACGACTTTGTGCCGGACCCAAAATAATTTGTTGAGATATACACCCTTGGGCGTGACACTGAAGGCTGGAGAACATCGGGGAAGTCAACTAGTTATTGTGCAAGAGGGGTGTTCTTGCAAATGGATCGCTATACTGGTTAGAATATGAACAAAATAAAATTGTTGCTTTTGATTTAGAAGATGAAGAATTCTGATGGCTCCCTTCTATGCCACAATGTTTTAGTGGAAGCACGAAGACGCCCAGATACCTAATCAAGGTATTGGGAGGAGATTTATGTCTTGTCCATTCAGATGTATATCATCCAATGGACATATCACATATGGTGATACAAATTTAAGGAGAAGAAAACTAATTATATCGATAATAAAGAAGAGGACTATCAACCCTGGAGCTGGAGCTTGGAGATACGTATACCAAGTTCAGTTAACACCAAGGATGTCTTTTTTGAGCCGTTTTCCCTCACAAGAGACAATGGAGTTCTATTATAGAATGaaacatgtcttttttgttatgacacaaaatctgaaaatttgaacaAAATTGTGGACGAGAGCTGGCACGAGTTTAACACTTTTCAAGGAGTCCCACATATGAATAGCCTTCTATCAATGGAATCTCAAGATGAAAAGTTAAGGACTAGAAAAGTGCAGCACAAGGAAAAGAAGATTCCCAAAACGAGTAAATTATAATAGATGATTAAGAGGCAGCTCTCATAGTCGAGGTCAGAGTTACGAGCCTTTGCTCCTAATAATTTTTGTGCACCTCTCTGCAGGTGTGCTTTTCAGGATGTTGTTGTTGTAAATTAATAATTTCCATTAAGAGTGAGATAATTCTATTCACCTAGCTGATCTCTACCCCACTCTGTTCCCTGTGTGATGTGGACAAAAATTATAATGACTTGTGATGTGTTGGTTTTTTGTTtttaagtttctctttttcatcttcttctttccatCTTTTTTTCATCCGTGAATGAAGTTCACTGATTCAAGAGTCCATAATCGATAAGAAATTAAGTTAGATTTTATTTTGTTCAATGTTTTTCTAGAACCAGTGTACATGGTCTCTGTTATGGCTTtaataattgaaaatattttgaatatCTAAATTATTTGGAACCAATTACTAGATCAGTGTACATGTTGTTGATCCATTGCTTGTTAATACaacgttgttgttgtttttttcggtgatgtttcaaaaaatttcttttggtTTCGAGTTGattgtttttagagatttatcaCTAGATATTGATGGTTTTTGTAAAATTACCCGACCGAATGAAGGGGTTGtagagatggtgaagaagaatccaTTACATGATTGAAGTTATTGAGTTCAGAAGAAAGGttacgaaaaagaaataaaactatGTTATTGCTCGGCGGAACCGGCCTCCCTTTTTCCATCTACTTCAACcagtatttatagttttcaaaggacACCATTTTCCTTTTTCATATccactaccacatcatcatcCAATGAAATTATGCCACTTATGAAATAATATAAAAATCCTCTAATCAAAATGAGCCATGTGTCGAATACTGCAATCaatatcttaattattatttccaactataaaaaataatattctttcccAAATCTTCATATACTCCATTATTCCACATCataaagaaatattttcttcataTCTTGAAATATCCTTTATCATAATATCTTGCACATGGTCTACACACGTCGTGGCACATTTCTACACACGCCCATATCCAAATAATTATATCCAAATAATTGGCCTAATAATTCTTCATGTTTCCTTTTGGGCTTAATCCATTAAATCACTTCCTTTCTCCAGCCGAATTCCGCATTTTAGTCCATAGagctttattttctaaaaactacaaaaataaataaaaccataaaatatgtacaaaataaagaactaaataaatgtaaatttgagtagtaaatatgtaagaattaagcacttatcacaaTATTGTGGTGTGAATATTCTATTCACTGGCAACTCACTGAATCACAATACATTACGGTAAAATCGATTTACACTTCACTTATCACGAATACGTTGATTTCTAGTATTTCTCCTCAAATGCAAAAATTTAACTGTGGTAAAACTGGATCTGTTTCCGAAAACAATTTGTAAAAAACAGCCTTTTTCTCTGTATAATATATCTATAAAACACAAGTATTAAGGAGAGACATCAGTCGGAATATGCATCAACACTACTCTAAGGTGAGTGATTATTTTTTCCCTGTGGTTTTTGAGTTTTTctaatttattgatggaagaggaTCTAAACGAATATGTAAGATTAGAAATCTTTTCCCATCTGCCTCCAGAGCTAATTTTGAAGTGCAAGCTTGAACGTAAATCATGGGAAAAGCTCCTCTCTCACAAAAAAGCgggttttctttttttaattgaaGAATACGGGAAAAGAAACCTTCAACTTTACTATGGAGATTATGATGAGATTTTTTGTAAGGAAAGTTTTGCAACTAAGGAGTTTTCTTTCGGGAGTCTTACAAAGATTAATCACCCTGTCATTAATCAACGAAAAAAACATTTATGGGGAGATCAAATTGTCAATTCTTTCAAtggtttggtttgtttaaaattaccCTTTCACGGAGTCAATGATCCTGTCTACATCTTCAATCCTGTCACTACGGAATACATTAACCTTCCTCGTTTAAAACATATATCTGGTTACGTTATTAGTGGATTCGACTACCATCCTTTGAGTAATGAGTACAAAGTCGTACGAATCCATTACCCGAATAGAGTATACGACTTTGTGCCGGacccaaaaggatttgttgaGATATACACCCTTGGGCGTGACACTGAAGGCTGGAGAACATCGGGGAAGTCAGCTACTTATTGTGCAAGAGGGGTGTTCTTGCAAATGGATTGCTATACTGGTTAGAATATGAACAAAATAAAATTGTTGCTTTTGATTTAGCAGATGAAGAATTCTGATGGCTCCCGTCTATGCCACAATGTTTTAGTGGAAGCACGAAGACTCCCAGATACCTAATCAAGGTATTGGGAGGAGATATATGTCTTGTCCATTCAGATGTATATCATCCAATGGACATATGGTGATACAAATTTAAGGAGAAGAAAACTAATGATATCGATAATAAAGAAGATGACTATCAACCCTGGAGCTGGAGCTTGGAGATACGTATACCAAGTTCAGTTAACACCAAGGATGTCTTTCTTGAGCCGTTTTCCCTCACAAGATACAATGGAGTTCTATTATAGAATGaaacatgtcttttttgttatgacacaaaatctgaaaatttgaacaAAATTGTGGACGAGAGCTGGCACGAGTTTAACACTTTTCAAGGAGTCCCACATATGAATAGCCTTCTATAAATGGAATCTCAAGATGAAAAGTTAAGGACTAGAAAAGTGCAGCACAAGGAAAATAAGATTCCCAAAACGAGTAAATTATAATAGATGATTAAGAGGCAGCTCTCATAGTCGAGGTCAGAGTTACGAGCCTTTGCTCCTAATAATTTTTGTGCACCTCTCTGCAGGTGTGCTTTTCAGGATGTTGTTGTTGTAAGTTAATAATTTCCATTAAGAGTGAGATAATTCTATTCACCTAGCTGATCTCTACCCCACTCTGTTTCCTGTGTGATGTGGATAAAAATTATAATGATTTGTGATGTGTTGGTTTTTTGTTTTTAAGTTTctcttttttcatcttcttctttccatatttttttcaTCCGTGAATGAAGTTCACCTATTCAAGAGTCCATAATCGATAAGAAATTAAGTTGGATCTCATTTTTTTTCAATGTTTTTCTAGAACCAGTATACATGGTCTCTGTTATGGATTtaaataattgaaaatattttgaagATCTAAATTATTTGAAACCAATTACTAGATCAATGTACACGTTGTTAATCCATTGCTTGTTAATACaacgttgttgttttttttgtgatgtttcaaaaaatttcttttggtTTCGAGTTGattgtttttagagatttatcaCTCGTAGGTACTGGCAGTTTTTGTAAAATTACCCGACTGAAGAAGGGGTTGtagagatggtgaagaagaatccaTTACATGATTGAAGTTATTGAGTTCAGATCTTAGAATcattgaagatgggttttgcgAGATTCTGAATTTGGGTTTAGTGTAAGATCTAAAATTAAAAGTAGAAGATAATATATATAGAAGTAAAAGTTAGAGATAAAGTAGAAGTTCCACTgtagaacttttatttctttttcaaataACAGATAATTTAAATTGATGAAGTTTCAGCAAAACTATTGTTCATGATTTCAGTTAACTAGATTCTAGAGTTCTTTTTCGTGGATGGTTTGGGGCCTGGGACCATTATCTGGGGcctatggatttcttcatccacccGATGGAGAAGGATAAGGATTTCCTGGCTAGTTTgttataccccgctttttcaataattcATCTCCAATGGTATTGTTTGTGATCCTCTTTTGATTAGATGTAAATTCTATTTTAGTAATTTAAAAAATTTATTAAAACTAAAAAAGGTTATTTAATATATTGTAATTAAGTTTAGTTAAGCGAAAGCCtactaggatagcttgacattgtAAAGATGAATGTCTGGTTTTAGACTTTCATCTTCacaatgtctaacaaaaattaagccatgtcatctttACATAGATTTAAATATTTATCTTCACACATACATCCCATTGAGTCTAGCGCCAACGGCTAGTTTTTTATCGCTTATATATAGGTAATTTTCAAACTCAAAACTTACCCCAAAATTGTTTGTaaattttttttctctatttcttagtctaatttctctatttctcaatctaatttattttttctatttttcccAAATGTCACAATTTtaaacccaacttgattcggaaacacaacttgatttttctggagcAGTGCTTGAAGGTGACGTTAAGAAGATAAGTGataccacatatttatggtatttaacttgtattcggttgcacaagtcataagaTCGGTCACCAATTTCTAAgccttgttgtacctcttacaaggatcgattccccttgcttgtgatcggttttacctcttactaagatcggttccccaatgtgtagagttggtcataccaattacaacatattgatcataccatctcaggtgattacttaagatcggtttcactaataaaagtcataccaataaaaaagtcaggccttgtgaatagttttaccaagatacataaacaagttatgagcggttatactaaaaacACATagtggtaatccaaagatttgcaatgaataacaataccaataggcctagcgatttcccttccgattcataaaacaagtttatgaattgtacttcctttaaacgaatgtaaaacattgtctcataggacgaaatcttcacccatacccatacataatcacaatagcattcatgcgattatgtcgatgtcttatatacgaagttaaaAATATAGACATTATACTTCGtgttgtaattccttaatactatgtctaactagagtataattattcacagcttcgtagttatgttttcaatatgcacgaattgaaagatacgttaggaatgaaaaagtttgagtcaaatattactaatatcaagaggaaggatgatgtcgttgttgtagctctttacttcttcacattcttcaagtcttcacataatacttgtaagtctcatatcctagtaactttctagctaacatatacgaagttgactctagtaaataatcaagcgactctttaaatgagttttgattcaataCGAATATGACAATCTAACTTGacgtaccaatgcttggtgggttcaaccgagctatgctctaaaactactgaggatcttggaggaacttcatcaacaaaaggtatgtggagactaaaacttatctatcactcagaagtctattctattctatcttctaatgagactaagtcgtatatccatatagacttttacattacacacatttgatatttcgagccgaatttatctcgcttatctatttctcgaaatccgtgttggaagatttttgatttagctatgttcatcgtattcttgacgagtttagttggagacaatatatttgttggaaactaaatattaagtcaaaagatgatcatgtgaaaattaccttgaacttcttatatgatttgtgtgagacaattacTTGATGGTAGCTCGAAAGTttaatattgatcattcgatcacttgaaaattacttgaagctaatggtatgtgtgagattaccattatcgtcttctaaggatgtttcaatgattgaaatgagagtttagaacaattacccatgtctaaCGATGTATGCAtatctagtatgcgaactgtattgtggaGGAATGCAAATTAAATTTGCGAACCatggattaatgttcatgaattgattcttgtataagttcttagtacgattacgaatcaatctgatttctttttaatttgttcatgaatacttctatgagataatgaacaattgaacaactctatttgaaacacaataagactcatttgattatctatcatgatcatcatatttgatctagaaatgttagatgaatatggttaagacaaaagtgttcaaatgactaacttcgattaactgttattgagccaacccagtatacacgtttaggtacgattacccatatctagatataagtatatttcatctgtgtgtaacaagataagaccatctaacagtggagattgattgcttaatttctaagcatacTTTGCTTGAATCTTAagtcaggagttcatctaacggtgaatattgaatgctttgttactaagctatcttagctttgattgtaagcaaccttgatttgaaaggctatataagggagaactctaccaactggaaaacctaatcctgacacttccttgtgtcctagttgaaaaTTAGagtcattctcctttaacctaggttttccaaaaccattattaggttaacgacttgaagacttcattagggattcgtgaagccagatccaactattttttctgtagttgcgtattgtgatcttactttttctatcatatTAAGTTTTATGTTCTctaatatggtaaaatataaaaagtaatcacaacagttcttcgtctcagactcttgtgattccgcaataactttttatgttaatcagttaggttataatgaggtgactgatatttctaggctgctcttcaggagtataaATCTGAGGTATTAGttggttctttttcaccttgatagttgtatcaaaatacagaagaaaaagaataaaggaCAGacatatctgtaggagacaggtttgtttacaagtcttcaactttgggtcgtagcgactcttagttgtgggtgagatcagctaagtgaatcaagtgctcAGAATCCAGTGTAGTTCTAGGGGAGTAAGGAACgcgatgtgagacttggttagggctcaactacatttcagtccgaagttaacttgtcgtaggctagtgtctgtagcggcttaatacaatatggtgttcaaagctggacttggtcccagggtttttctgcatttgcggtttcctcattaacaaaatttctggtgtatgtattatttattttccttattatatttgtttatataattgaaatatcacaggttgtgcgtagttcaatcacattTGATAAATCccaccttgtttgttggataaaacttgattgacacttgagcatttgtctttgatatcgtccaagttatttctcatatcaatcaggctcacagatttctatctgttcgatttgctgatttaTTAAGAAAgatataaagctctttgatatatttcttgattgagtcttacttttaagttggtgctcttgaatttatattgaagtttagtccatacagattgtcgaacgaattgttgggtgtggttgttatacccccgctttttcaataattcATCTTCAACGGTATTGTTTATGATCCTCTTTTGATTAAAAGTAAATTCTATTTTAGTAATTTAAAGATTTTATTAAAACTAAAAAAGGTTATTTAATATATTGGAATTAAGTTTAGTTAAGCGAAAGCCtactaggatagcttgacattgtAAAGATGAATGTCTAGTTTTAGACTTTCATCTTCACTATGTCTAGCAAAaattaagccatgtcatcttcacatAGATTTAAGAAGTtgggttggagaagaattttagaAAAAATGAATGTGTATCCTATGTGTATTTAGATATTTATCTTCACACATATATCCCATTGAGTCTAGCGCCAACGACTAGTTCTTTATCGCCTATATATAGGTAATTTTTAAACTCAAAACTTAGCCCAAAATTGTTGTGTAAACAATTTTCTCTATTActcaatctaatttattttttctatttttaccaAATGTCACAATTTtaaacccaacttgattcggcaaCGCAACTTAATTTTTCTGGAGCAGTGCTTGAAGATGATGTTcagaagatatgtgatagttataaagaaatagaTAAGAAGCAAAaaagtcttcaagttttggatattaaccaggTGAAAACCGCAACTAAGAAAAGGCAGAGAGAACttcaaggcaaggaaaatcaacgcaaaacaaatttgaatccaaagaagaagataaaaaaaggaaactccgttcatgagcgcattgattggaagttttgtgaaatgaagaacattgtcccatatttttatttttaaagtctatatTCCAGATTATTATTGTCTAGTTTCatgtcttgtaaaatgactattaatgattaatttgaagtctaataaatttaaaattttgacttgtattgttgaaaattaagcttaattATATCCTTAATCCAGTCTTACATTTTAATTAGATATACATTTTAGTTTAAACTAAAGTAAGacaaatattaaaacttaataCTTAGACTTAAGTggacaattaagaaattaaaacataaatattgaatTATACTTGGGCAACCCTCTTAAAATCACGAAACAACTTCCAAATTTGAAGTCTTTTCCGTAGATGCGATGATATTCCGTACAAAACCTTTATTGAGATTTCATCATGGTTTCACCATTCCTCATGTTTGGACCTTCTTGATGAAGTAAAACAACATACCTAATAACTTCCTTATTGATTGCAACGAAGCGATGACTCAACCCTGAAACATCACGATTATTGGGGTTCATTGTCTGTTCTTGAAATTTCCTGAAAATCCTTTCCCAAAATGTTGTCTGACAGAATGCGAATAAAGTCTCagtaaaagaaacaaaattcctgcaaatacattcatcttcctcAGTAGTAAATTTTGGTACTCGCCTCATAATTCGGCTTCACACATTGGCACAATTA includes the following:
- the LOC113291594 gene encoding F-box protein At3g07870-like, which encodes MEEDLNEYVRLEIFSHLPPELILKCKLERKSWEKLLSHKKAGFLFLIEEYGKRNLQLYYGDYDEIFCKESFATKEFSFGSLTKINHPVINQRKKHLWGDQIVNSFNGLVCLKLPFHGVNDPVYIFNPVTTEYINLPRLKHISGYVISGFDYHPLSNEYKVVRIHYPNRVYDFVPDPKGFVEIYTLGRDTEGWRTSGKSATYCARGVFLQMDCYTG